A genomic stretch from Desulfocurvibacter africanus subsp. africanus DSM 2603 includes:
- a CDS encoding response regulator: protein MRALIVDDDFYCRSYLQEILHPYAYCDIAVNGDEAIFAFRRAWSENKPYDLICLDLVMPEIDGHKALREIRAIEKEMGLAKDKQVKIIITTVLDNSKETHDAFFLGGATSFLVKPIDENMLLAELRKLGIIEASPQTT, encoded by the coding sequence CGCCTTGATCGTGGACGATGATTTCTACTGCCGCAGCTACCTGCAGGAAATTCTGCATCCCTACGCATACTGCGACATCGCCGTGAACGGCGATGAAGCCATCTTCGCCTTTCGCCGGGCCTGGTCCGAGAACAAGCCCTACGACCTCATCTGCCTTGATCTGGTCATGCCCGAAATCGACGGCCACAAGGCCCTGCGCGAGATAAGGGCCATCGAGAAAGAGATGGGCCTAGCCAAGGACAAGCAGGTCAAGATCATCATCACCACCGTGCTCGACAATAGCAAGGAGACCCACGACGCTTTCTTCCTGGGCGGCGCCACCTCCTTCCTGGTCAAACCCATCGACGAAAACATGCTCCTGGCTGAACTGCGCAAGCTTGGAATCATCGAGGCCAGTCCCCAGACTACCTAG
- a CDS encoding D-2-hydroxyacid dehydrogenase produces MNIVVLDGKTLNPGDNPWDELAGLSELTVHDRTAPSEVVERARDADILLTNKTRLPAEVIEALPKLKLVSVLATGYDVVDVAACARRGIPVSNVPGYGTASVAQHVFALILELANEAGVHDAAVKAGEWRGPDWCFWKRPVLELAGRTMGIVGLGSIGRAVAHLAHAFGMRVVANSRSRRDPLPYPGFAWLDLPELFAVSDVISLHCPQTKDNAGFVNKTLLERMKPEAMLVNTARGGLVNEADLAGALNAGAIRGAGLDVVSVEPIRPDNPLLMARNCIITPHMAWASREARRRLMVVTTDNVRAFLAGKPLNVVNGLT; encoded by the coding sequence ATGAACATAGTGGTCCTGGATGGAAAGACCCTGAACCCCGGAGACAATCCATGGGATGAGTTGGCCGGCCTTAGCGAGCTGACGGTGCATGACCGCACCGCGCCGTCCGAGGTTGTGGAGCGCGCCCGCGATGCGGATATCCTGTTGACCAACAAGACGCGCCTGCCTGCCGAAGTCATCGAGGCGTTGCCCAAGCTGAAGCTCGTCTCGGTGCTGGCCACGGGCTACGACGTGGTGGACGTAGCGGCCTGCGCCAGGCGCGGGATTCCGGTCTCCAACGTGCCGGGCTACGGCACGGCCTCCGTGGCCCAGCATGTCTTCGCGCTTATCCTGGAGCTGGCCAACGAGGCGGGCGTTCATGACGCGGCGGTCAAGGCCGGCGAGTGGCGCGGCCCGGACTGGTGCTTCTGGAAACGTCCCGTGCTGGAGCTGGCCGGCAGAACCATGGGTATCGTGGGCCTCGGCTCCATCGGCCGCGCCGTGGCGCATCTTGCCCATGCCTTCGGCATGCGCGTGGTGGCCAATTCTCGCAGCCGTCGTGACCCGCTGCCCTATCCGGGCTTCGCTTGGCTCGATCTGCCCGAGCTGTTCGCCGTGTCCGACGTGATTTCCCTGCACTGCCCCCAGACCAAGGACAACGCGGGCTTTGTGAATAAAACGCTGCTTGAGCGCATGAAGCCCGAAGCCATGCTCGTCAACACGGCCCGCGGCGGGCTCGTCAACGAGGCCGACCTGGCCGGCGCGCTCAATGCCGGAGCCATACGCGGCGCTGGCCTGGACGTGGTCTCGGTCGAGCCCATCCGGCCAGACAACCCGCTGCTCATGGCGCGCAACTGCATCATCACCCCGCACATGGCCTGGGCCTCACGCGAGGCGCGCAGGCGGCTCATGGTCGTCACCACCGACAACGTGCGCGCCTTTCTCGCCGGCAAGCCGCTCAACGTGGTCAATGGCCTGACGTAA
- a CDS encoding diguanylate cyclase domain-containing protein codes for MDQQPQDRVVVIDEDNASCSLVSRLLATLNYATPDCLSPDSADEAMKRANYDLAFIDITASRRGGIELARRLRNKLPHCVTILMSCQASFDDAVEAMRSGAHDILRKPVDGHELALALNRYQEQKRLRARVLQAEKQYVRLVQNIPVLVFSLRPDMSLAFVNQASQELLGYQPFEAVIEPRWLPSRLHPDDSERMLVQLAAAMDCRSPFTSQCRLIHRSGQTIHTLIKSISCSATEDEGPLLQGVILDITDRVLLEQALIQEEKLKTLQVISEEVAHEVRNPLTSIAGFATRLGRKHPESGETTEIILMEARRLEKLLNRIRNYLSPVRVTQQACAMNTLLTECVHLLFMDLQKQGVWCVLDLAQDLPQVFADPDLLSQVCVNLMLTSLREMPSGQVLTIRSFSSGGAVQVQFRYQAAAGAGSQDPEKLFMPFDQGGQSLGLALAYRLVQNMGGLLTFSMESGQSVFTASLPRLSREGGMLFSERRLAPSTTTSVRTSPRASVGECSFEELLDREWVLALRKRDPIALILADVDHFESYIGMYGRKHAEEALQRIFEALKSSLRRPADFATRLSEQQFAAVLPDTNEFGALIVAETLRQGVADQAILHEGARLAGKLTISVGVASFIPSNETTSLDLLAEASRSLYQAKLKGRNRVYAPGMKAEESSTGEAKAG; via the coding sequence ATGGACCAGCAGCCCCAGGACCGCGTGGTGGTCATCGACGAGGATAACGCCTCCTGTTCGCTGGTCAGCAGGCTGTTGGCGACTCTGAATTATGCGACGCCGGATTGCCTCTCGCCCGATTCCGCCGACGAGGCAATGAAACGCGCGAACTATGACCTGGCCTTCATCGATATCACCGCCTCGCGCCGGGGCGGCATAGAGTTGGCTCGGCGGCTGCGAAACAAGCTGCCCCACTGCGTCACCATCCTCATGTCGTGTCAGGCGAGCTTTGATGATGCCGTGGAGGCCATGCGTAGCGGCGCCCACGACATTCTGCGCAAACCCGTGGACGGGCACGAGCTGGCCTTGGCCCTGAACCGCTATCAGGAGCAAAAGCGCCTGCGGGCCCGCGTTCTGCAAGCCGAGAAGCAGTACGTGCGCCTGGTGCAGAACATTCCCGTGCTGGTATTCTCCCTGCGGCCGGACATGTCCCTGGCCTTCGTCAACCAGGCCAGCCAGGAGCTACTCGGCTATCAGCCCTTCGAGGCGGTCATCGAGCCGCGCTGGCTACCCAGCCGCCTGCACCCGGACGACAGCGAGCGCATGCTGGTCCAACTCGCGGCCGCCATGGATTGCCGTTCGCCCTTCACGTCCCAATGCAGGCTCATCCACCGCTCGGGCCAGACCATCCACACGCTCATCAAAAGCATCTCCTGCTCCGCGACCGAGGACGAGGGGCCTCTCCTGCAAGGCGTCATCCTTGACATCACCGACCGCGTGCTCCTTGAGCAGGCCCTTATCCAGGAAGAGAAGCTCAAGACGCTGCAAGTCATCTCCGAGGAGGTGGCCCACGAAGTGCGCAATCCGCTTACCTCCATCGCCGGGTTCGCCACGCGCCTGGGCCGCAAGCACCCCGAATCGGGCGAGACGACCGAGATCATCCTCATGGAGGCCAGACGGCTGGAGAAGCTCTTGAACCGCATCCGCAACTACCTCAGCCCGGTGCGGGTGACGCAGCAGGCCTGCGCCATGAACACCCTGCTGACCGAGTGCGTGCATCTGCTTTTCATGGATCTCCAGAAGCAAGGCGTGTGGTGTGTGCTTGACCTGGCGCAGGATCTGCCCCAGGTCTTCGCCGATCCCGATCTGCTCAGCCAGGTCTGCGTCAACCTCATGCTCACCAGTCTGCGCGAGATGCCGAGCGGCCAAGTGTTGACTATCCGCAGCTTCTCCTCGGGCGGCGCCGTGCAGGTCCAGTTCCGCTACCAGGCCGCCGCCGGCGCGGGCTCCCAGGATCCGGAAAAGCTTTTCATGCCTTTCGACCAAGGCGGCCAGAGCCTTGGACTGGCTTTGGCCTATCGCCTGGTGCAGAACATGGGCGGGCTTTTGACCTTCTCCATGGAATCCGGGCAGTCCGTGTTCACTGCCTCCCTGCCGCGTCTCTCGCGCGAGGGCGGCATGCTCTTCTCCGAACGCAGGCTGGCCCCGTCCACCACCACCTCCGTGCGCACCTCGCCGCGCGCCTCCGTGGGCGAATGCTCCTTCGAGGAGCTGCTGGATCGGGAGTGGGTGCTCGCGCTGCGCAAACGCGATCCGATTGCGCTCATCCTGGCCGACGTGGACCATTTCGAATCCTACATCGGCATGTACGGCCGCAAGCATGCCGAGGAGGCCTTGCAGCGCATTTTCGAGGCCCTCAAGAGTTCTCTGCGCCGCCCGGCGGATTTCGCGACCAGGCTTTCGGAGCAGCAATTCGCAGCAGTGCTCCCGGATACCAACGAATTCGGCGCACTCATCGTAGCCGAGACCCTGCGCCAAGGGGTGGCCGATCAGGCCATCCTGCACGAGGGCGCACGGCTCGCCGGCAAGCTGACCATCAGCGTCGGCGTGGCCTCCTTCATCCCAAGCAATGAAACGACTTCACTCGACCTGCTGGCCGAGGCCTCGCGCTCGCTCTATCAAGCCAAACTCAAGGGCAGGAACAGGGTCTATGCTCCGGGCATGAAGGCCGAGGAGTCCTCAACCGGCGAAGCCAAAGCCGGCTAA
- a CDS encoding GGDEF domain-containing response regulator, with protein MQSLELKEFLARQAVLYVEDDAIIQFSVSTLLDKVIGRLYTASDGQEGLDIFLEKRPDIVITDIRVPGMTGLEMVEAIRERDKDVPIIVTTAYNETDNLLRAIELGIDKYVVKPIERGQLLQCVERCAEGLRQRRQVEEANRYNRFLLDINPNFMVTFESGRIEYVNKTFLEFIGFGSMEELLRSGRQLHEWMLSVDDVQDPEALEGWQDLVIRGHDRDVLVTFRSGDSDVESRAFLATSNRLPDSPKYVLCFTDVTRLESEKRGLIYKASTDHLTGAMNRMSFQEFLSEEMKRATRYGTPLSVAMFDIDDFKRINDELGHDAGDRVLVGLVKLVEANIRELDRLARWGGEEFMLLAPGCGPEEMAKLGEKLRALIESGQPGGVGRVTCSFGVSDFAPGDTGADLLRRADEALYLAKRRGKNTVTTL; from the coding sequence ATGCAATCCCTTGAACTCAAGGAATTTCTTGCAAGACAGGCGGTTCTCTATGTCGAGGACGACGCCATCATCCAATTTTCCGTATCCACCCTGCTGGATAAGGTGATCGGCAGGCTATATACGGCCTCCGACGGCCAGGAGGGGTTGGACATTTTCCTTGAGAAACGGCCGGATATCGTGATCACCGACATACGCGTGCCGGGCATGACCGGCCTTGAGATGGTCGAAGCCATCCGCGAGCGCGACAAGGACGTGCCGATCATCGTCACCACGGCCTATAACGAAACGGATAATCTTCTTCGGGCCATCGAGCTCGGTATTGACAAATATGTGGTCAAGCCCATCGAGCGAGGCCAACTTCTTCAGTGCGTCGAACGTTGCGCCGAAGGATTGCGCCAGCGGCGACAGGTGGAGGAGGCTAATCGCTACAACCGATTTCTGCTCGATATCAATCCAAATTTCATGGTCACTTTCGAGTCCGGGCGCATCGAGTACGTCAACAAGACCTTCCTGGAGTTCATAGGCTTTGGCTCCATGGAGGAGCTTCTGCGCTCGGGACGGCAATTGCACGAATGGATGCTCAGCGTGGATGACGTCCAGGATCCCGAGGCGCTCGAGGGTTGGCAGGATCTCGTCATCCGCGGCCATGACCGGGATGTCCTGGTCACCTTCCGCAGCGGCGATTCGGACGTGGAGAGCCGGGCGTTCCTGGCTACGTCCAACCGTCTCCCGGATTCACCTAAGTACGTGCTCTGCTTCACGGACGTGACCCGCCTGGAGAGCGAGAAACGCGGACTCATCTACAAAGCCAGCACCGATCACCTGACCGGGGCCATGAACCGCATGAGTTTTCAGGAATTCCTGTCGGAAGAAATGAAGCGCGCGACTCGCTACGGTACGCCCCTGTCCGTGGCCATGTTCGACATCGATGATTTCAAGCGCATCAACGACGAGCTTGGGCACGACGCTGGCGACAGGGTGCTGGTGGGATTGGTGAAACTCGTGGAGGCCAATATCCGCGAGCTTGACCGGCTGGCCAGGTGGGGCGGAGAGGAGTTCATGCTGCTGGCGCCCGGGTGCGGTCCCGAAGAAATGGCCAAGCTGGGCGAGAAGCTGAGGGCGCTCATAGAGTCAGGGCAGCCGGGCGGAGTCGGACGGGTTACCTGCAGCTTTGGAGTGTCGGACTTCGCCCCGGGCGACACCGGAGCCGATCTTCTGCGGCGCGCCGATGAAGCCCTGTACTTGGCCAAGCGCAGGGGCAAGAACACCGTGACCACGCTTTAA
- a CDS encoding chemotaxis protein CheX, whose protein sequence is MDINLAKPFIKATVDVLSTMAMITPTAGKPYVKKDAVAHGDVSGIIGITGEHNGTISVTFSKKCALAIVKNMLGDDIQDVLNDVKDAVGEITNMISGQARRGLSEMGYVFQAATPSVIMGNNHTISHISGGPIMAVPFTTEHGDFTVEVSFDAD, encoded by the coding sequence GTGGACATTAATCTGGCGAAGCCTTTCATCAAGGCGACAGTGGACGTTCTTTCTACCATGGCCATGATCACTCCCACGGCAGGCAAGCCCTACGTTAAGAAGGATGCCGTGGCTCACGGTGACGTATCGGGCATTATCGGCATAACCGGCGAGCACAACGGCACCATTTCCGTGACCTTTTCCAAGAAGTGCGCCCTGGCCATAGTGAAAAACATGCTCGGCGACGACATCCAGGACGTGCTGAACGACGTCAAGGATGCCGTGGGCGAGATAACCAACATGATCTCAGGCCAAGCCCGGCGCGGACTGTCGGAGATGGGCTACGTATTCCAGGCCGCTACGCCCTCGGTGATCATGGGCAACAACCACACCATCTCCCATATCAGCGGCGGTCCCATTATGGCTGTTCCATTCACGACCGAGCACGGCGACTTTACCGTGGAAGTCAGCTTCGACGCCGACTGA
- a CDS encoding zinc-ribbon domain-containing protein, with amino-acid sequence MICTSCGLENSDDQRFCNRCGRKLQSSFTIPDMDGEEEGPAVTRLRLEMLGLSRLAIGKFLEAWAYALALLAVTLWCGRNELYWPLYVIVPVLGLMLWRRRF; translated from the coding sequence ATGATATGCACGAGCTGTGGGCTGGAAAACAGCGATGACCAGCGCTTCTGCAACCGGTGCGGCAGGAAGCTTCAATCCTCCTTCACCATTCCTGACATGGACGGCGAGGAGGAAGGGCCGGCGGTCACGCGGCTTCGGCTGGAAATGTTGGGGCTGAGCAGGCTGGCGATCGGGAAGTTCCTGGAGGCCTGGGCCTACGCCTTGGCTTTGCTGGCCGTAACCCTGTGGTGCGGCCGCAATGAATTGTACTGGCCCTTGTACGTCATCGTTCCGGTACTGGGCCTCATGCTCTGGCGGCGCAGATTCTGA